CAGGGGAGCTCCCCAACCGGGCCATGGAGCGCCAGCAGCTCCCGGGCCCGCCGCACCTCCCGCTCCTGGCACCCAGGGTTGGCGAGCAGCTCCGCGGCAAAGCAGCGGTTCAGGTCCCGGTCCAGGTAACGGCGGCGGGCCGCGAACGCCTCGGGGTTGCCCAGCACCAGCTCCACCTCCAGGCCCCGCCGCTCGAGCGCCTCGGGGTGGGCCTGCCAGTGGCGCAGCAGCCAGGGGGCATTGCCTTCGTTGCCGTGGGTGCCGGCGACCACCAGCACCCTGGCCGAACCCCGCCCCGTGCCTGCCGCCATCCGATCGCCGCACCTGAATCGCCACGTTGGAGCCAACCTGAATGGGCGTCAAACCCCTCGGCCCCTGCCATGCCCATCCCGCCCCTGGTGGTTTCCAGCGTGCGCCGTCTCTGGCACTGCCAGTGGCGGCAGCTGATGGGCGGCCTGGGCCCCGCCGACGCCGATGGCAACTACCGCCGCCCCGCGGGCGCCTTCGCCGCCGTTCCGGAGCTGCCCGCAGGGGCCGCTGAACCCGGACGCCACGTGCTGATCGTGGGACGCAGCTGCCCCTGGGCCCACCGCACCTGGCTGGTCTGGAGCCTGCGCAGGCTTGATACCAGCATCGAGCAGCTGGTGGTGGAGCCCGACCCCGAACGGGGCCGCTGGCGCTTCGTGGAACCGTTCGAGGGCGCCAGCGCCCTGATCGATCTCTACCGCCGCTCCGGCAGCCCCGCCGGCGCCCGCGCCACGGTGCCCGCCCTCTACGACCGCCGCCTGGGGCGGATCGTGGCCAACGAAAGCGCCGTGCTGGTCGATCTGCTCAACCACTGGCCCGGCCCCGAGGACGCCCCCAACCTGGCCCCCGCTGGGCTGAGCGACCCGATCCAGCGCTGGCGCGAGCTGTTCCAAAGCGCCGTCAACGACGGCGTCTACCGCTGCGGCTTCGCCCGCAACCAAGGGGCCTACGACCGGGCCGAGGCGGCGCTGTTCGCGGCCCTGGAGGAAGCGGAGGCAGAGCTGACCGCCCGGGGCCCCTGGCTCTGCGGCGAGCAACTCACCCTGGCCGATGTAGTGCTGTTTCCAACCCTGATCCGCATGGAGCTGGTCTACGCGCCCCTGTTCGGCTGCAGCCGCCGGCCGCTCTGGCAATTCCCAGCCCTGTCGGCCTGGCGGGCGCGGCTGTTCGCCACAGCCGGCGTGGCCGCCAGCTGCGATGCGCCCGCCTGGCGCCGGGACTACTTCGGCGCCCTGTTCCCCCTGCACCCGTCGGGCATCGTTCCGGCGGGCCCGGAGTTGGCCACACTGGTGAACGGACCACCCGTCGCCCCCCAGCCATGACCGATCCCGTCTTCGAGGGGGCCTATGGCACCTACACGATCACGGACCAGGACCGCCGCGAGGTGCTCAGCTACCGCCTCGCCCTGCTGCTGGTGGCCGTGGCCGAAGTGTCGCTGCTTGTGCAGTGGCAGATCTGGGGCGCACGGGGCCTGTGGCCCTGGCTGCTCGTGATGGCGACGGGCCTCGGACTGGCCCTGCGCTGGATTCATATCTATGTCAAACCCCTG
Above is a window of Cyanobium sp. ATX 6F1 DNA encoding:
- a CDS encoding glutathione S-transferase C-terminal domain-containing protein yields the protein MPIPPLVVSSVRRLWHCQWRQLMGGLGPADADGNYRRPAGAFAAVPELPAGAAEPGRHVLIVGRSCPWAHRTWLVWSLRRLDTSIEQLVVEPDPERGRWRFVEPFEGASALIDLYRRSGSPAGARATVPALYDRRLGRIVANESAVLVDLLNHWPGPEDAPNLAPAGLSDPIQRWRELFQSAVNDGVYRCGFARNQGAYDRAEAALFAALEEAEAELTARGPWLCGEQLTLADVVLFPTLIRMELVYAPLFGCSRRPLWQFPALSAWRARLFATAGVAASCDAPAWRRDYFGALFPLHPSGIVPAGPELATLVNGPPVAPQP